A genomic window from Nitrospirota bacterium includes:
- the rpoZ gene encoding DNA-directed RNA polymerase subunit omega, whose product MDLISLPIEKNENRFRLVMAVIKRAKALYQGAMPRIDSKSKKMTSIALEEIISGSINVLSGEAAVKAEEEAKRITYQNMMDEAKQKASFPEEMTKIEKDLQVYLREKEEVVVENTT is encoded by the coding sequence ATGGATTTAATATCCTTACCAATTGAAAAAAATGAGAATCGATTTAGGCTTGTAATGGCAGTTATAAAAAGGGCAAAAGCGTTATATCAAGGGGCAATGCCAAGAATAGATAGTAAGTCAAAAAAGATGACAAGTATAGCACTTGAAGAAATAATATCCGGCTCTATAAATGTTCTTTCAGGCGAGGCTGCGGTAAAAGCCGAAGAAGAAGCTAAGAGGATAACTTACCAAAATATGATGGACGAAGCTAAACAGAAAGCATCATTTCCTGAAGAAATGACTAAAATCGAAAAAGACCTCCAAGTCTATCTTCGAGAAAAAGAAGAAGTGGTCGTTGAAAACACCACGTAG
- a CDS encoding helix-turn-helix transcriptional regulator codes for MPKTIHSEKYRKLVSKLKSARREAGFTQIQVAKRLKKTQSYISKVEAGEQRIDVIELKMFADLYKKVLNYFIK; via the coding sequence ATGCCAAAAACAATACATTCAGAAAAATATCGAAAGCTTGTTAGTAAATTAAAATCCGCTCGTCGGGAAGCTGGGTTTACACAAATACAAGTAGCTAAAAGGCTAAAAAAGACTCAATCTTATATCTCTAAAGTTGAAGCAGGAGAGCAAAGAATTGATGTTATTGAACTAAAAATGTTCGCTGATTTATATAAGAAGGTTTTAAATTATTTTATAAAATAA
- a CDS encoding KH domain-containing protein, whose protein sequence is MKSLVEQIAKSLVDRQEEVSVAVVEGERTVVFELRVAKSDIGKVIGKQGNTARAMRTILSAAGTKLGKRCVLEILE, encoded by the coding sequence ATGAAATCACTAGTTGAACAAATTGCGAAGTCTCTGGTAGATAGACAGGAGGAAGTTTCAGTTGCCGTGGTAGAAGGAGAAAGAACCGTTGTTTTTGAATTGCGTGTTGCTAAAAGTGATATTGGGAAGGTTATCGGAAAGCAGGGAAATACAGCGCGAGCAATGAGAACAATACTGAGTGCTGCAGGTACTAAGCTCGGCAAGCGTTGTGTTCTTGAAATATTGGAATAG